One Catillopecten margaritatus gill symbiont DNA window includes the following coding sequences:
- the aprA gene encoding Adenylylsulfate reductase subunit alpha, with protein MSYKTIIEDNIDILVVGAGLGGTGAAYEARHWGRDKKVIIAEKANIDRSGAVAQGLYAINCYMGTRWGENNPEDHVRYARMDLMGMVREDLAFDMARHVDSAVHKFEEWGLPLMKDPKRAELPEGDLGKGAYMREGRWQIMIHGESYKPIVAEAAKVNADKTFNRIMVTHLLMDDAQDNRVAGAVGFNVRTGNYHVFKSKTVVVGAGGASNIFKPRSVGEGAGRVWYAPWSSGSAYGLLIEAGAKMTQMENRIVLARFKDGYGPVGAYFLHLKTYTQNAYGDEYESKWFPELAERVGKAYLDTENQHFSHKPIPTCLRNHAFISEVAAGRGPIHMVTVEAFQDPHLEEVGWENFLGMTVGQAVLWAATDIDPKYINPELTTSEPYVMGSHATGCGAWCSGPEDISGKIPEYFWGYNRMTTVDGLFGAGDSVGGTPHAFSSGSFTEGRLSAKAACKYIDDGKAEGINVSQKQIDDRKEQIFKPLETYTVGRNEIVGGTVSPSYILPFPGLQRLQKLMDEYAGGVTVQYMTNDKLLNMGLHKLKILEEDLEKVGAEDIHQLLRAWELKHRHRTSECVVHHTLFREETRWPGYYYRGDKMKLDDENWHVLTTSQRDRSTGEYKMEKQPLYHLVGDAEK; from the coding sequence ATGAGCTACAAGACAATTATTGAAGATAACATCGACATTTTAGTTGTTGGTGCAGGTTTAGGTGGCACAGGTGCCGCTTATGAAGCAAGACATTGGGGTCGCGACAAGAAGGTGATTATTGCTGAGAAAGCAAACATTGACCGTTCTGGTGCGGTTGCTCAAGGTCTCTATGCGATTAACTGTTATATGGGTACTCGTTGGGGCGAAAACAATCCAGAAGACCATGTGCGTTATGCACGAATGGACTTAATGGGTATGGTTCGTGAAGATTTGGCTTTTGATATGGCTCGCCATGTTGACTCAGCAGTTCACAAATTTGAAGAGTGGGGCTTACCACTTATGAAAGACCCTAAAAGAGCCGAATTACCTGAAGGTGATTTAGGCAAAGGCGCTTATATGCGTGAAGGTCGCTGGCAGATTATGATTCACGGTGAATCATACAAGCCTATCGTTGCTGAAGCTGCAAAAGTGAATGCCGATAAGACTTTCAACCGTATTATGGTTACACATTTATTAATGGACGATGCACAAGATAACCGTGTTGCAGGTGCTGTTGGTTTTAATGTGCGTACAGGTAACTACCATGTCTTTAAATCTAAGACAGTAGTTGTTGGTGCTGGTGGTGCTTCTAACATCTTTAAGCCGCGCTCTGTTGGTGAAGGTGCTGGTCGTGTTTGGTATGCTCCATGGTCATCAGGTTCTGCATACGGTTTGTTAATTGAAGCCGGTGCAAAAATGACGCAAATGGAAAATCGTATCGTTTTGGCTCGATTCAAAGACGGCTATGGTCCTGTTGGCGCTTACTTCTTACACCTTAAAACTTACACTCAAAATGCTTATGGCGACGAGTACGAGTCTAAATGGTTCCCTGAATTAGCAGAAAGAGTCGGTAAAGCGTATCTTGATACGGAAAACCAACATTTCTCACACAAGCCTATTCCAACTTGTTTGCGTAACCACGCATTCATCTCTGAAGTAGCGGCTGGTCGTGGTCCAATTCATATGGTAACAGTTGAAGCATTCCAAGACCCACATTTAGAAGAAGTAGGATGGGAAAATTTCCTAGGTATGACAGTTGGTCAAGCGGTATTATGGGCTGCAACAGACATTGATCCTAAATACATCAACCCTGAATTAACGACTTCTGAGCCGTATGTAATGGGTTCACACGCAACAGGTTGTGGCGCATGGTGTTCGGGTCCTGAAGATATTTCAGGTAAGATTCCTGAGTATTTCTGGGGCTACAATCGTATGACTACGGTTGATGGTTTATTCGGTGCAGGTGACTCTGTTGGTGGAACACCACACGCATTCTCTTCAGGTTCATTTACGGAAGGTCGTTTGTCTGCTAAAGCTGCTTGTAAATATATTGATGATGGTAAAGCAGAAGGTATCAATGTTTCACAGAAGCAAATTGATGATCGTAAAGAGCAAATCTTTAAACCTTTAGAAACTTATACAGTCGGTCGCAACGAAATCGTTGGCGGCACTGTATCACCAAGCTACATTTTGCCATTCCCTGGTTTACAGCGTTTACAAAAGTTGATGGATGAGTACGCAGGTGGTGTGACAGTTCAGTATATGACTAATGACAAACTTCTAAATATGGGTCTTCACAAGTTGAAGATTCTAGAAGAAGACTTAGAGAAAGTGGGTGCTGAAGACATTCACCAGTTGTTGCGTGCATGGGAGCTTAAGCACCGTCATCGCACTTCTGAGTGTGTGGTTCATCATACTTTGTTCCGTGAGGAAACTCGCTGGCCTGGTTACTACTATCGTGGTGATAAGATGAAACTTGACGATGAAAATTGGCATGTTTTGACGACTTCACAACGCGACCGCTCTACGGGTGAATACAAGATGGAGAAACAACCCTTGTATCACTTAGTTGGCGACGCTGAGAAGTAG
- the aprB gene encoding Adenylylsulfate reductase subunit beta, giving the protein MPTFVYMTRCDGCGHCVDICPSDIMHIDKKYRRALNIEPNMCWECYSCVKACPHQAIDVRGYADFAPLGHSVRVIRDEEKGTIAWKIKFRDGREKNFLSPITTKPWGSTIPDFRNEAEPTAEARNSELLAFEPESIRLDDGGLHTLESNNLELIEGVYY; this is encoded by the coding sequence ATGCCAACTTTTGTATATATGACCCGTTGTGATGGCTGTGGACATTGTGTCGACATCTGCCCATCTGACATTATGCACATCGATAAGAAATATCGTCGTGCGCTTAACATTGAACCTAACATGTGCTGGGAATGCTACTCATGTGTAAAAGCATGCCCACATCAAGCAATTGATGTTCGTGGTTACGCAGACTTTGCACCACTAGGTCATAGTGTTCGTGTAATTCGTGATGAAGAAAAAGGCACGATTGCATGGAAAATTAAATTTAGAGATGGTCGTGAGAAGAATTTCTTGTCGCCTATCACTACTAAGCCATGGGGTTCAACAATCCCTGATTTCAGAAACGAAGCTGAGCCGACGGCTGAAGCGCGTAACTCTGAGTTATTGGCATTTGAGCCAGAGTCAATTCGCTTGGATGATGGTGGTTTACATACGCTAGAATCTAACAATTTAGAACTTATTGAAGGAGTATACTACTAA
- the sat gene encoding Sulfate adenylyltransferase: MSKLVPPHGSDTINALALSGDALTAELARAESLTKIECSSREEGDIVMLGIGGFNPLDGFMGKADWKGVCDNMTMTNGLFWPIPVTLSTDDENVKAGDEIAITSSKSGEVLATMTVTEKYSIDKDHECETVFKTTEDAHPGVVMVQAQGKYNLAGPIKVLSDGGFPAKFGELYMTPAETRTYFDKKGWKTVAAFQTRNPMHRSHEYLAKIAVEICDGVMIHSVLGGLKAGDIPADVRSEAISVLIENYFVDNTILQSGYPLDMRYAGPREALLHALFRQNYGCSHLIVGRDHAGVDDYYGPFDAHNIFDEIADDALVTQPLKIDWTFWCHECGGMSSMKTCPHEAKDRVLLSGTKVRKMLSDGEDLPEEFSRPEVAKVLQAYYAGIKDEDKVEIKLSGHSAK, encoded by the coding sequence ATGTCAAAATTAGTCCCCCCACATGGTAGTGACACAATCAACGCGCTGGCATTGTCAGGCGATGCTTTAACAGCAGAGTTAGCGAGAGCAGAATCATTAACAAAAATTGAGTGCTCCTCAAGAGAAGAAGGTGATATCGTAATGTTAGGTATCGGTGGTTTTAACCCATTAGATGGTTTTATGGGTAAAGCAGACTGGAAAGGTGTTTGTGATAATATGACAATGACGAATGGTTTATTTTGGCCAATCCCTGTTACTCTTTCAACAGATGATGAGAATGTGAAAGCAGGCGATGAGATTGCCATTACTTCCAGCAAGTCAGGTGAAGTTTTAGCAACAATGACGGTTACTGAGAAATACAGTATTGATAAAGATCACGAATGTGAAACGGTATTTAAAACTACCGAAGATGCGCATCCAGGCGTGGTAATGGTTCAGGCGCAAGGCAAATACAACCTTGCTGGTCCGATTAAAGTGTTATCTGACGGTGGATTTCCTGCAAAGTTTGGTGAGTTATACATGACACCTGCTGAAACGCGTACTTATTTTGATAAGAAAGGCTGGAAGACAGTTGCTGCATTCCAAACGCGCAACCCAATGCATCGTTCACACGAATACTTGGCAAAAATTGCAGTAGAGATTTGTGATGGCGTAATGATTCATTCAGTATTGGGCGGGCTTAAAGCAGGTGATATTCCTGCGGATGTGCGCTCAGAAGCAATTTCAGTTTTAATTGAAAATTATTTCGTTGATAATACGATTTTACAATCGGGTTATCCATTAGATATGCGTTATGCAGGTCCACGCGAGGCATTATTACACGCATTATTCAGACAAAACTACGGTTGCTCACACTTAATTGTTGGTCGTGATCATGCCGGTGTTGATGATTATTATGGTCCATTTGATGCGCACAATATCTTTGATGAAATTGCCGATGATGCTTTAGTAACACAGCCATTGAAAATTGACTGGACTTTCTGGTGTCATGAGTGTGGCGGTATGTCTTCAATGAAGACTTGTCCACACGAAGCAAAAGATCGTGTTTTATTATCAGGTACCAAAGTGCGTAAGATGCTTTCAGACGGTGAAGATTTACCAGAAGAGTTCTCACGCCCTGAAGTAGCTAAAGTATTACAAGCATATTATGCAGGTATTAAAGACGAAGATAAAGTAGAGATTAAGTTGAGCGGTCACTCAGCTAAATAA
- the lptA gene encoding Lipopolysaccharide export system protein LptA, translating into MNRIVFILLLLPFTVNALLNDRVPVDVSAYTVVIDEHSGVSVYTGNAKIVQGSLEINAEKIQIFNKNQSIVKVIATGTKKKPAHYKQNQANQPRFIEATAQNITYFIDKQFVRLKGKAHLIQGFDSFSGGVLNYDIKKDRIIAKKSKDGTQRVKFKIKL; encoded by the coding sequence ATGAATAGAATTGTTTTTATTTTGTTATTGTTGCCTTTCACAGTGAATGCACTGTTGAATGACAGGGTGCCGGTGGATGTGAGTGCTTATACTGTGGTGATTGATGAGCATTCGGGGGTCAGTGTTTATACAGGTAACGCTAAAATTGTGCAAGGAAGTTTAGAAATTAATGCTGAAAAAATACAAATTTTTAACAAAAACCAATCTATCGTTAAAGTAATTGCCACAGGTACAAAAAAGAAACCTGCTCATTACAAGCAAAATCAAGCTAATCAGCCTCGTTTTATTGAGGCAACCGCACAGAATATCACTTATTTTATTGATAAACAATTTGTGAGACTTAAAGGTAAGGCGCATCTGATTCAAGGTTTTGATTCTTTTAGTGGCGGCGTGTTGAATTATGATATTAAAAAAGATAGGATTATTGCTAAGAAGTCTAAAGATGGCACGCAACGAGTTAAGTTTAAGATTAAACTTTAA
- the lptC gene encoding Lipopolysaccharide export system protein LptC: MSLISSLFSADEPSLVIPKEITNYVEKINKFILQGFNNKQQLVHFVQADKYYSFKEKPALLLEPKVITYNKEGKEIYTLTSKRANYLDDGEIKFKGKVDIDSKSGVTYQVNTKELSVNTETNNLMSDKEIIYLDEKAKVVAQGMTMKSSEDKMHLIGKTTINQGNGRKILTRDLLIDQSKTKKHYRSKHKTTYLALGNKVYSQGLDMNIQEGLTTLLGKVKILQKTGTKIDTKKLIIRQVKGHEIYSTKEKVHYKSKVSDIRAKKGMHYDVKDQKIKLTGGVVGRYE; encoded by the coding sequence ATGTCGTTGATTTCATCGTTATTTTCAGCAGATGAGCCATCGCTTGTAATACCAAAAGAAATCACTAATTATGTTGAAAAAATTAATAAATTTATTTTGCAGGGGTTTAATAACAAACAACAATTAGTGCATTTTGTTCAAGCCGATAAATATTACAGTTTTAAAGAAAAACCCGCTTTGTTGTTGGAGCCAAAAGTTATTACTTATAATAAAGAAGGTAAAGAAATTTATACCTTAACCTCAAAACGCGCCAATTACCTTGATGATGGTGAAATTAAATTTAAAGGTAAAGTGGATATTGACTCTAAGTCTGGCGTAACCTATCAAGTTAACACCAAAGAATTATCGGTTAACACTGAAACTAACAACTTAATGAGTGATAAAGAAATCATTTATTTAGATGAAAAGGCAAAGGTAGTTGCTCAAGGTATGACAATGAAATCCTCAGAGGATAAGATGCATTTAATTGGTAAAACTACTATTAATCAAGGTAATGGGCGAAAAATATTAACCCGTGATTTGTTAATTGACCAATCTAAAACTAAGAAGCATTACCGATCTAAACACAAAACTACTTATTTAGCATTAGGCAATAAAGTTTACTCCCAAGGGTTGGATATGAACATTCAAGAAGGGCTTACCACCTTGTTAGGAAAAGTCAAAATATTGCAAAAAACAGGCACTAAAATTGACACTAAAAAGTTAATAATTAGACAAGTAAAGGGGCACGAAATCTATAGCACTAAAGAAAAGGTACATTACAAATCTAAAGTGTCTGATATCCGTGCAAAAAAAGGTATGCATTATGATGTTAAAGACCAAAAAATTAAGTTAACGGGGGGCGTTGTGGGGCGTTATGAATAG
- the thiE_1 gene encoding Thiamine-phosphate synthase yields the protein MKTNFLHSISGIYAITPDRALDLDAIEKVIVEHNIGILQYRHKTLDAKIQLNEATQLQRLCTKHHTLFIINDDSNLAQKIHADGVHLGKNDGSIQQARKQLGADTIIGVSCYDDIDLAKKAQQQGADYVAFGALFSSSTKPNTIHCPLSIVQEAKQNLTIPIVGIGGIDFNNQQSAVDAGCDAVAMINALWD from the coding sequence ATGAAAACTAATTTTTTGCATAGTATAAGTGGCATTTACGCGATTACGCCAGACCGTGCCTTAGACCTTGACGCTATTGAAAAAGTGATTGTTGAGCATAATATCGGTATTTTACAATATCGACACAAGACTCTGGATGCAAAAATACAACTCAATGAAGCAACACAACTCCAACGGCTGTGTACGAAACATCATACTTTATTTATCATCAACGATGACAGTAACCTTGCACAAAAAATCCATGCTGATGGCGTACATCTCGGCAAAAATGACGGCTCAATTCAACAAGCACGAAAACAACTTGGTGCAGATACCATCATCGGTGTGTCATGTTATGATGATATTGATTTGGCAAAAAAAGCACAACAACAAGGGGCTGATTATGTCGCATTTGGGGCGTTATTTTCCTCATCAACCAAACCTAATACTATCCACTGCCCTTTGAGCATCGTGCAAGAAGCAAAACAAAATTTGACGATTCCAATTGTCGGTATCGGTGGCATTGATTTTAATAATCAGCAATCTGCTGTTGATGCGGGTTGTGATGCGGTGGCAATGATTAATGCTTTGTGGGATTAA
- the recB gene encoding RecBCD enzyme subunit RecB has protein sequence MVNDQAQREQALDILKSFIIQAPAGSGKTELLTQRYLKLLANCKDPESVIAMTFTNKAVDEMTHRVLSALKSTQNACPDEPHKKITYDLATAVIRRSDEQGWDLLQNPKRLKISTIDGLYSLITNRYPLPTQLVPRQIMAEQWERDGAYQTAARQTLLMIDDEDFGEAIADLLLHLDNNVGKFESLVMNMLSKRDQWLHRLYRDNVLDLQILQDSARAIILEHLVALHQLAEPCFSEEFFALLAVSQDEEFASLQSLPECGVANLEQWQVLANVCLTGSGGWRKSLTKANGFPTELKEQKDKLLKIIQGLEGNNALKVKLLGLENLPDVDFSQAQVDTLKAIAQVLKLCVAQLSLYFEDKQAHDFIEVALNANQALVDVSDIALFLDYKIQHLLIDEFQDTSASQFNTLSKLIEEWQVGDGKTLFLVGDPMQSIYRFRESQVGLFLQVRDEGIANIEPTSLVLDTNFRSSKSIVEGNNGFFSRIFPEFDDVYKGAISYSPSLANSKAEKEDAIVFYPFAHDQYLREANTISAIVRDTLARNTQGTIAILVRGRSHLKHIAEQLKNESVDFESVDITELQDHLLTRDLLSLTRALLHLGDKLAWLSVLRAPWCGLVLDDLLMLSEQDNQIIYEQLNNEAVLSKLSEDGQKRAKHLHYCLQDVVNNQGRFNFVELLTHAINQLGCTNKVLSEVELAIKNKFLKVIYDCEQQQLLNAETIESVMAKLYAPSDTAQVKLMTVHASKGLEFDTVIIPGLGRGSGKDSSPIVRLKEFSNNELLFAPIKSATTKDESGAYKYLKFIETEQNHFESMRLLYVAMTRAKSHLHLLGAVSKLGKIGKNTLLELLTPFFLHRFDDIDDTPDTVEQTEVLQLHRFAELKTPINQTPEKGETVEYQQNFERLFKSALGTLVHQYYEQQHFNPSVENIRNRLIEIGTAPSEVAHWQAVIVKLLDNTKNDTHFEWLFKNREMAQNEAEFIVNGKTIAIDRLFIDEGTLWVIDFKTAEPAEGESLGVFIKRQQTQHTKQLSFYKTVMSEIYDEPVRCALYCPSISQLIEID, from the coding sequence ATGGTAAATGACCAAGCGCAAAGGGAACAAGCTTTAGACATTTTAAAATCGTTTATCATCCAAGCGCCAGCAGGCTCGGGAAAAACGGAGTTATTGACGCAGCGATATTTAAAATTATTGGCAAATTGCAAAGACCCAGAAAGTGTGATTGCAATGACCTTTACCAATAAGGCGGTGGATGAGATGACGCATCGGGTGTTGTCGGCATTGAAATCAACGCAGAATGCTTGTCCAGATGAACCCCATAAAAAGATAACTTATGACTTGGCGACGGCGGTAATTCGGCGCTCAGATGAGCAGGGGTGGGATTTGTTGCAGAATCCGAAACGCTTAAAAATCTCGACGATTGATGGATTGTATAGTTTGATTACGAATCGCTATCCATTGCCGACGCAGTTGGTGCCACGACAGATTATGGCGGAGCAGTGGGAGCGCGATGGTGCTTATCAAACGGCGGCGCGACAGACTTTGTTGATGATTGATGATGAAGATTTTGGCGAGGCGATTGCTGATTTGTTGTTGCATTTGGATAATAATGTTGGCAAGTTTGAAAGTTTGGTGATGAATATGTTGTCTAAACGAGACCAGTGGCTGCATCGTTTGTATCGGGATAATGTGTTGGATTTGCAGATATTGCAAGACAGTGCGAGGGCGATTATTTTGGAGCATTTGGTGGCGTTACATCAATTGGCAGAGCCGTGTTTTAGTGAGGAATTTTTTGCATTGCTGGCGGTTAGTCAAGATGAAGAATTTGCGAGTTTACAATCTTTGCCTGAATGTGGGGTGGCGAATTTAGAACAGTGGCAGGTGCTTGCGAATGTATGTTTGACGGGGTCGGGCGGTTGGCGTAAGTCGTTGACTAAGGCGAATGGGTTTCCAACGGAATTGAAGGAACAGAAGGATAAGTTGTTGAAAATCATCCAAGGTTTGGAGGGTAACAATGCGTTGAAAGTGAAGTTGTTGGGTTTGGAAAATTTGCCTGATGTGGATTTTTCTCAGGCACAGGTAGATACTTTAAAGGCGATTGCACAAGTGTTGAAATTGTGTGTGGCACAACTCAGTTTGTATTTTGAAGACAAACAGGCACACGATTTTATTGAGGTGGCGTTGAATGCAAATCAAGCACTTGTGGATGTGAGTGATATTGCGTTATTTTTGGATTACAAAATTCAGCATTTGTTGATTGATGAGTTTCAGGATACATCGGCGTCGCAGTTTAACACCCTTTCAAAGTTGATTGAAGAGTGGCAGGTGGGTGATGGCAAAACTTTGTTTTTGGTGGGCGACCCGATGCAGTCGATTTATCGTTTTAGAGAGTCGCAGGTGGGGTTGTTTTTGCAGGTACGAGATGAGGGGATTGCAAATATTGAGCCAACTTCGCTAGTGTTGGATACCAATTTTCGTTCGTCAAAGAGCATTGTTGAGGGTAACAATGGATTTTTTAGTCGGATTTTCCCAGAGTTTGACGATGTGTATAAAGGGGCGATTTCTTATTCGCCATCGCTTGCAAATTCAAAGGCGGAAAAGGAGGATGCGATTGTATTTTATCCTTTTGCACACGACCAGTATTTGCGAGAAGCAAACACCATTAGTGCGATTGTTCGAGACACTTTGGCACGCAACACGCAAGGCACAATTGCGATTTTGGTGCGTGGGCGTTCGCATCTGAAGCACATTGCCGAGCAACTCAAAAATGAATCAGTGGATTTTGAATCGGTAGATATTACCGAGTTACAAGACCATTTATTGACGCGTGATTTACTTTCATTGACGAGAGCGTTATTGCATTTGGGTGATAAGTTGGCGTGGTTGAGTGTGTTGCGTGCGCCTTGGTGTGGGTTGGTTTTAGATGATTTGTTGATGTTGTCTGAGCAGGATAATCAGATTATTTACGAGCAACTTAATAATGAGGCGGTGTTGTCAAAATTAAGTGAAGACGGACAAAAGCGTGCTAAACATTTGCATTATTGTTTACAAGATGTTGTCAATAATCAAGGGCGGTTTAATTTTGTGGAATTGTTAACCCACGCAATTAACCAGTTGGGATGCACGAATAAGGTGTTGTCGGAAGTGGAATTGGCAATTAAAAATAAGTTTTTAAAAGTCATTTATGACTGTGAACAGCAACAATTACTGAACGCGGAAACGATTGAAAGTGTGATGGCAAAATTGTATGCACCGAGTGATACAGCACAGGTGAAATTGATGACGGTACACGCATCGAAGGGCTTGGAGTTTGATACTGTGATTATTCCTGGCTTGGGCAGGGGGTCGGGTAAGGACAGTTCACCGATTGTTCGATTGAAAGAATTTTCTAATAATGAGTTGTTATTTGCACCGATTAAATCAGCAACGACGAAGGATGAAAGTGGGGCGTATAAATATCTGAAATTTATTGAAACTGAGCAAAATCATTTTGAAAGTATGCGCTTACTTTATGTGGCAATGACGCGTGCAAAAAGTCATTTGCATTTATTAGGTGCGGTGAGTAAATTGGGCAAGATTGGTAAAAATACTTTATTGGAATTATTGACGCCGTTTTTTTTGCATCGCTTTGATGACATTGATGATACACCTGATACCGTTGAACAGACAGAGGTATTGCAGTTGCATCGTTTTGCCGAATTGAAAACACCGATTAATCAAACCCCAGAAAAAGGTGAGACGGTTGAATATCAGCAAAATTTCGAGCGATTATTTAAGAGTGCGCTGGGGACTTTGGTGCATCAATATTATGAGCAACAACATTTCAATCCGAGTGTTGAAAATATCCGCAATCGCCTAATTGAAATTGGCACAGCACCGAGTGAAGTTGCGCATTGGCAGGCGGTGATTGTGAAATTATTGGACAATACCAAAAACGATACACACTTTGAGTGGCTGTTTAAAAACAGGGAAATGGCACAGAATGAGGCGGAATTTATTGTTAACGGAAAAACGATTGCCATTGACAGATTGTTTATTGACGAAGGCACGCTGTGGGTAATTGATTTCAAAACTGCCGAACCTGCCGAGGGTGAATCGTTGGGGGTATTTATCAAACGCCAGCAAACACAGCATACAAAACAACTGTCCTTTTATAAAACTGTAATGTCTGAAATTTATGACGAACCTGTGCGTTGTGCGTTGTATTGCCCGAGTATTAGTCAATTAATTGAAATCGATTAA
- the argS gene encoding Arginine--tRNA ligase, with protein sequence MKQQLQTLLKQALDTLKTQGVLENVPEDIRIDHSKDKAQGDFATNIAMVLSKQAKCAPKALAEQIVANFPESGEVEKVEIAGPGFINFFMSQGASVSVVGQIIDQGDAYGLSDVGAGQRVLLEFVSANPTGPLHVGHGRGAAYGATVANLLRGIGFEVDNEYYVNDAGRQMDILATSVYLRYVETDKFPDNGYQGDYILEIAKQISGVDKCDIFEGVCKDEREGGDKEKHIDGLIANCKKVLGGDYKTIFDLAITEILGDIKADLAEFGVEYQQWFSEQSLVDSGLSESTVTKLQDSGHIYKKDGALWFKTTDFGDDLDRVVVRDNGMHTYFASDIAYHLEKFERGYDKVINIWGADHHGYIARVKASIAALNHDPEKLEVLLVQFANLYRNGAKVQMSTRSGSFVTLKELREEVGNDAARFFYILRKSEQHMDFDLDLAKSKTNENPVFYIQYAHARICSVLDKAQGSQTSDLSLLSDEYEQALIKQLTRYTEVVKNSALNYEPHVLAYYLRDLASDFHSYYNNCDFLIEDKTLQASRLELVKATKQVIKNGLGLLGVSAPEKM encoded by the coding sequence ATGAAACAACAATTACAAACCTTGCTAAAACAAGCCCTAGATACTTTAAAAACACAGGGAGTACTGGAAAATGTGCCTGAGGATATTCGGATTGACCATTCTAAGGATAAAGCACAGGGAGATTTTGCAACGAATATTGCGATGGTGTTGTCGAAACAGGCGAAATGTGCACCGAAGGCGTTAGCAGAACAAATTGTGGCAAATTTTCCTGAGTCTGGGGAGGTGGAAAAAGTTGAGATTGCAGGGCCAGGGTTTATTAATTTCTTTATGTCGCAAGGGGCGAGTGTGTCGGTGGTGGGGCAGATTATTGACCAAGGCGATGCGTATGGGTTGTCGGATGTGGGGGCTGGACAGCGGGTTTTGTTGGAGTTTGTATCTGCTAACCCGACGGGGCCGTTGCATGTGGGGCATGGACGAGGTGCGGCGTATGGGGCAACGGTGGCGAATTTGTTGCGCGGCATTGGATTTGAGGTTGATAATGAGTATTATGTCAATGATGCAGGGCGACAGATGGATATTTTGGCGACTTCGGTTTATTTGCGCTATGTTGAGACGGATAAATTTCCCGATAATGGCTATCAAGGCGATTATATTTTGGAGATTGCTAAGCAGATTAGCGGTGTTGATAAATGCGATATTTTCGAGGGTGTTTGCAAAGATGAGCGAGAGGGTGGCGATAAGGAAAAACATATTGATGGGTTGATTGCGAATTGCAAAAAGGTGTTGGGTGGTGATTATAAGACAATATTTGATTTGGCGATTACTGAGATTTTGGGCGATATTAAAGCTGATTTGGCTGAGTTTGGGGTTGAATATCAGCAATGGTTCAGCGAGCAGTCTTTGGTGGATAGTGGGCTGAGTGAAAGCACAGTGACAAAATTGCAGGACTCGGGGCATATTTACAAAAAAGACGGCGCCCTTTGGTTTAAAACCACAGATTTTGGCGATGATTTAGACCGTGTTGTGGTGCGTGATAATGGAATGCATACTTATTTTGCATCGGATATTGCTTATCATTTGGAAAAATTTGAACGAGGGTATGACAAGGTAATCAACATTTGGGGGGCGGACCATCATGGTTATATTGCCCGAGTAAAAGCATCGATTGCGGCGTTAAATCATGACCCTGAAAAGTTGGAGGTTTTATTGGTGCAGTTTGCGAATTTGTATCGCAATGGTGCAAAAGTGCAGATGTCCACGCGTTCGGGTTCATTTGTAACGCTGAAAGAATTGCGTGAAGAAGTGGGCAATGATGCGGCGCGTTTTTTCTATATTTTGCGTAAATCAGAACAGCATATGGATTTTGATTTGGATTTGGCAAAGTCAAAAACCAATGAAAATCCCGTGTTTTATATTCAATATGCCCATGCTCGGATTTGCTCGGTATTGGATAAAGCACAAGGCAGTCAAACCTCAGATTTATCGTTGTTGAGCGATGAATACGAACAAGCATTAATCAAACAACTCACCCGCTACACCGAAGTGGTAAAAAATTCTGCACTCAATTATGAACCTCATGTGTTGGCGTATTATCTGCGTGATTTGGCGAGTGATTTTCATAGTTATTACAATAATTGCGATTTTTTGATTGAGGATAAAACTTTACAAGCCAGTCGTTTAGAATTGGTGAAAGCCACGAAGCAAGTAATTAAAAATGGACTGGGTTTATTGGGTGTGTCTGCACCTGAAAAAATGTAA